The following proteins come from a genomic window of Dermacentor silvarum isolate Dsil-2018 unplaced genomic scaffold, BIME_Dsil_1.4 Seq254, whole genome shotgun sequence:
- the LOC119434817 gene encoding uncharacterized protein LOC119434817 — protein MKGAVVAFLALCVAAVTCSAHVLSQETKKTQEGVLNQDLGNEVALVGELLLETADVLAKDNSMQDDEYFLRDLLEKAKDALKNAGKKMKEVAQNAVDDVKTAVQKAIERTKQKASEKALEILAKVMGDSLSSYAAEDSGAQTAFRHNVVRKLRRTGEKLVAAGRKLSGH, from the exons GCTCGGCGCACGTACTATCCCAGGAAACGAAGAAAACACAGGAAGGTGTTCTGAACCAGGACTTGGGAAATGAAGTCGCACTTGTTGGAGAGCTGCTGCTAGAGACAGCTGACGTGCTCGCCAAGGACAACTCGATGCAG GATGATGAGTACTTCCTAAGAGACCTGTTAGAAAAGGCAAAGGATGCACTGAAGAACGCTGGTAAGAAGATGAAGGAGGTCGCACAAAATGCCGTAGATGACGTGAAGACAGCCGTGCAAAAGGCCATTGAAAGGACCAAGCAGAAGGCATCGGAAAAGGCTCTCGAAATTCTGGCAAAGGTCATGGGCGATTCTCTGTCTTCGTATGCTGCTGAAGATTCGGGCGCGCAGACCGCTTTCCGTCACAACGTTGTTCGTAAGCTTAGGCGCACTGGCGAGAAACTTGTGGCTGCGGGCAGGAAGCTTTCAGGCCACTAA